In the genome of Microbacterium saperdae, one region contains:
- a CDS encoding FAD-binding dehydrogenase encodes MTNTPLSTDVLVIGWGLAGLVAAAEALEAGRRVILIDQEPRTNLGGQAWWSFGGLFFIDSPEQRRMGIRDSVELATQDWFGNAAFDRPEDEWPRRWAEAYLQFAAGEKRAWLRERGVGFFPVVGWAERGGYGAIGPGNSVPRFHITWGTGPGVVAPFAAAVEQGERDGRITILPRHRVAELTSTDGAVTGARGVVLASSRAERGVPTSRDEIGEFEITAGATIVASGGIGGNHDLVRAAWPARLGTPPAQMLTGVPAYVDGSMHAVSAAAGARLINGDRMWHYVEGITNWNPVWPSHGIRILPGPSSLWLDATGTRLPVPLFPGFDTLGTLAHLRTTGHDHSWFVTSRQIVEKEFALSGSEQNPDLTGKDVGLLLKSRLAKGPTGPVQAFLDEGPDFIVENDLESLLEQMRQHPGGEALDIDNVRREVIARDREIDNDFTKDAQIGMLRSMRGYRGDKLIRTAAPHRLQDPSAGPLVAVKLHVLTRKSLGGINTDLDGRALGADGQAIPGLFAAGEASGFGGGGVHGYRALEGTFLGGCLFSGRQAGRAAAL; translated from the coding sequence ATGACGAACACACCCCTGTCCACAGACGTCCTGGTGATCGGATGGGGGTTGGCCGGGCTCGTCGCCGCCGCCGAGGCGCTCGAGGCCGGGCGTCGAGTCATCCTCATCGATCAGGAACCCCGCACGAATCTAGGCGGTCAGGCCTGGTGGTCGTTCGGCGGGCTCTTCTTCATCGACTCTCCCGAACAACGACGCATGGGCATCCGCGATTCGGTCGAACTCGCGACCCAGGACTGGTTCGGGAACGCCGCGTTCGACCGCCCGGAGGACGAGTGGCCGCGTCGCTGGGCTGAGGCCTACCTGCAGTTCGCCGCCGGCGAGAAACGCGCCTGGCTGCGTGAACGCGGCGTGGGCTTCTTCCCGGTCGTCGGATGGGCCGAGCGTGGCGGATACGGCGCCATCGGTCCCGGCAACTCCGTGCCGCGTTTCCACATCACCTGGGGCACCGGTCCCGGTGTCGTCGCCCCGTTCGCCGCCGCCGTGGAGCAGGGCGAGCGAGATGGGCGCATCACGATCCTTCCCCGACACCGCGTCGCCGAGCTCACGAGCACCGACGGGGCCGTCACCGGCGCGCGCGGAGTGGTGCTCGCCTCCAGCAGAGCCGAACGGGGAGTCCCGACATCGCGCGATGAGATCGGCGAGTTCGAGATCACTGCCGGAGCCACGATCGTCGCCTCGGGCGGTATCGGCGGAAACCATGACCTCGTGAGGGCGGCGTGGCCCGCACGCCTGGGGACTCCCCCGGCTCAGATGCTGACCGGGGTGCCCGCCTATGTCGACGGCTCCATGCACGCGGTCAGCGCTGCCGCGGGTGCGAGGCTGATCAACGGCGATCGCATGTGGCACTACGTGGAGGGCATCACGAACTGGAACCCGGTGTGGCCCTCGCACGGCATCCGCATCCTGCCGGGACCGTCGTCACTCTGGCTCGATGCCACCGGCACGCGTCTTCCTGTGCCGCTCTTCCCCGGGTTCGACACCCTCGGCACACTCGCCCATCTGCGCACCACCGGGCACGATCACTCCTGGTTCGTCACGTCGCGGCAGATCGTCGAGAAGGAGTTCGCGCTCTCCGGCAGCGAGCAGAATCCCGATCTGACCGGCAAGGACGTGGGCCTGCTCCTCAAGTCACGTCTCGCCAAGGGCCCGACAGGCCCTGTCCAGGCCTTCCTCGACGAGGGACCGGACTTCATCGTGGAGAACGACCTCGAGTCGCTGCTGGAACAGATGCGTCAGCACCCGGGCGGAGAGGCGCTGGACATCGACAATGTGCGCCGTGAGGTGATCGCACGCGACCGGGAGATCGACAACGACTTCACGAAGGACGCGCAGATCGGGATGCTGCGCTCGATGCGCGGATACCGTGGCGACAAGCTCATCCGCACCGCCGCACCGCACCGTCTGCAGGATCCGTCCGCGGGCCCGCTGGTCGCGGTGAAGCTGCACGTGCTCACGCGCAAGTCCCTCGGCGGAATCAACACCGATCTCGACGGGCGAGCGCTGGGTGCCGACGGCCAGGCGATTCCCGGTCTCTTCGCCGCCGGGGAGGCCAGTGGATTCGGCGGAGGCGGTGTGCACGGATACCGCGCACTGGAGGGCACGTTCCTGGGCGGCTGCCTGTTCTCCGGGCGTCAGGCGGGTCGCGCAGCGGCTCTGTGA
- a CDS encoding ferrochelatase codes for MTAIEPNIVPFASAAAASGEPFVTTPVAYDGILLAGFGGPEGQDDVIPFLRNVTRGRGIPDERLEEVSHHYRHFGGVSPINGQNRVLKEALEAELAQRGIDLPVYWGNRNWTPYLEEVVVEASERGHNTLLAFATSAYSSFSSCRQYREDFARVLEETGLGDTVTIDKIRPFYDHPGFVDAFETGVREAIKGFLAEGIAPVDIQILFSTHSIPTADAERSGARDIEWGEGGAYAAQHLAVAEWVMDRVRQTIPSAAEVSWELVYQSRSGPASQPWLEPDVCDVIGELGGRGRKAVAVVPVGFMSDHMEVLWDLDTEAAEAAEEAGLSFTRTPTPGVSPTFVAGIVDLIQERLHGTPNADRPHVTSLPGGFDVCRPGCCENIRAGFKPAAAGVAP; via the coding sequence GTGACTGCGATCGAGCCGAACATCGTTCCCTTTGCCTCTGCCGCCGCTGCGAGCGGTGAGCCGTTCGTGACGACGCCTGTCGCCTACGACGGCATCCTGCTCGCCGGATTCGGCGGACCGGAAGGTCAGGACGACGTCATCCCGTTCCTGCGCAACGTCACGCGTGGCCGGGGCATCCCCGACGAGCGGCTGGAAGAGGTCTCGCACCACTACCGTCACTTCGGTGGTGTGAGCCCGATCAACGGCCAGAACCGCGTGCTCAAGGAAGCTCTCGAGGCCGAGCTCGCGCAGCGCGGCATCGATCTGCCGGTCTACTGGGGCAACCGTAACTGGACCCCGTACCTGGAAGAGGTCGTGGTCGAAGCATCGGAGCGCGGACACAACACTCTCCTCGCCTTCGCGACCAGCGCGTACAGCTCCTTCTCGAGCTGCCGTCAGTACCGCGAGGACTTCGCACGCGTGCTCGAGGAGACCGGCCTGGGCGACACCGTCACGATCGACAAGATCCGCCCGTTCTACGACCACCCCGGATTCGTCGACGCGTTCGAGACCGGTGTGCGCGAGGCCATCAAGGGCTTCCTCGCCGAGGGCATCGCCCCTGTCGACATCCAGATCCTGTTCTCGACCCACAGCATCCCGACCGCCGACGCCGAGCGCTCCGGGGCACGCGACATCGAGTGGGGTGAGGGCGGCGCCTATGCGGCTCAGCACCTCGCGGTCGCGGAGTGGGTGATGGATCGCGTGCGTCAGACCATTCCCTCGGCGGCCGAGGTGTCGTGGGAGCTCGTCTACCAGTCCCGTTCCGGCCCGGCGTCGCAGCCGTGGCTCGAACCCGATGTCTGCGATGTCATCGGTGAGCTCGGGGGGCGTGGGCGCAAGGCCGTCGCCGTCGTACCGGTGGGCTTCATGAGCGACCACATGGAGGTGCTCTGGGACCTCGACACCGAAGCGGCCGAGGCGGCGGAAGAAGCGGGCCTCAGCTTCACCCGTACGCCCACGCCCGGCGTTTCTCCTACGTTCGTCGCCGGCATCGTCGATCTCATCCAGGAGCGTCTGCACGGAACCCCGAATGCGGATCGTCCCCACGTCACCTCGCTGCCCGGTGGCTTCGATGTGTGCCGTCCCGGTTGCTGCGAGAACATCCGTGCCGGGTTCAAGCCGGCCGCCGCGGGTGTCGCTCCCTGA
- a CDS encoding mechanosensitive ion channel family protein: MMIPFDVNDPTVPSAVPEWLQPILDVLVKVGWKAFAVAMIIASCVVIGLVLRVVIRRVVHRIVDSAKSKASVDDTQALERSPLADMRLVQRTRTLGTILQNIVNVMLVVIAIVLIVNTLDNALLGSLTLLTAAVGAGLGFGAQNIVKDVLNGMFLVAEDQIGIGDVVDLGLASGVVEYVSVRITQVRDVNGTLWYVRNGEVTRIGNMSQGWARAIIDIGVPAESDLEVVEQTMLETAQALAKDPKWRTRIVEKPELWGLEAITGEALVVRIVIKARANAKDDVAQELRKRLRTALTEKEISIPSMEAVTPTGLEGARRVRGANPPKTRPNAVTGVPVIPDRGIWRRKKPTDDGSAPK, from the coding sequence ATGATGATCCCCTTTGATGTGAACGATCCGACCGTGCCATCTGCCGTACCGGAGTGGTTGCAGCCGATCCTCGACGTGCTGGTGAAGGTGGGCTGGAAGGCCTTCGCGGTCGCCATGATCATCGCCAGCTGCGTGGTCATCGGCCTCGTCCTCCGAGTCGTGATCCGTCGGGTCGTGCACCGCATCGTCGACAGCGCCAAGAGCAAGGCGTCCGTCGATGACACGCAGGCGCTGGAGCGCTCCCCGCTCGCCGACATGCGCCTGGTGCAACGCACGCGTACGCTCGGCACGATCCTGCAGAACATCGTGAACGTGATGCTCGTGGTCATCGCGATCGTGCTGATCGTCAACACCCTCGACAACGCCCTTCTCGGCTCTCTCACACTCCTCACCGCCGCTGTCGGTGCCGGTCTCGGTTTCGGCGCTCAGAACATCGTCAAGGACGTGCTCAACGGCATGTTCCTCGTCGCCGAGGACCAGATCGGAATCGGCGACGTGGTCGACCTGGGCCTCGCCAGCGGAGTCGTGGAGTACGTGAGCGTTCGGATCACACAGGTCCGCGATGTGAACGGCACGCTCTGGTACGTGCGCAACGGCGAGGTCACCCGTATCGGCAACATGTCGCAGGGCTGGGCTCGGGCCATCATCGACATCGGTGTCCCTGCCGAGTCCGACCTCGAGGTGGTCGAGCAGACGATGCTCGAGACCGCTCAGGCACTGGCGAAGGACCCGAAATGGCGTACGCGCATCGTGGAGAAGCCCGAGTTGTGGGGTCTGGAGGCGATCACCGGGGAGGCACTCGTCGTGCGCATCGTGATCAAGGCCCGCGCCAACGCCAAGGACGACGTCGCCCAGGAACTGCGCAAGCGCCTGCGCACGGCGCTCACCGAGAAGGAGATCAGCATTCCGAGCATGGAAGCAGTGACTCCGACCGGTCTCGAAGGTGCGCGCCGCGTGCGCGGTGCCAACCCGCCCAAGACGCGCCCCAACGCCGTCACCGGCGTGCCGGTCATCCCCGATCGCGGGATCTGGCGCCGCAAGAAGCCCACCGATGACGGGAGCGCCCCGAAGTGA
- a CDS encoding ribose-5-phosphate isomerase codes for MRIHIATDHAGLDFSTQLQDHLRAAGHDVVDHGPIEYDAVDDYPAFCIRAAQAVVRDQAAGVETLGIVFGGSGNGEQIAANKVEGVRAALVWNLSTAELAREHNDANVIAIGARQHSFDEVTSLIDRFIATPFSGDERHVRRIRQIAEFERDGSLLPDPRA; via the coding sequence ATGCGCATCCATATCGCCACCGATCACGCCGGTCTCGACTTCTCCACGCAGCTGCAGGATCATCTGCGTGCTGCGGGTCACGACGTCGTCGACCACGGGCCGATCGAGTACGACGCGGTCGACGACTATCCCGCCTTCTGCATCCGCGCGGCCCAGGCCGTCGTGCGCGACCAGGCTGCGGGGGTCGAGACGCTCGGGATCGTCTTCGGCGGTTCCGGCAACGGCGAGCAGATCGCCGCCAACAAGGTCGAGGGAGTGCGCGCGGCCCTGGTCTGGAACCTGTCGACCGCGGAACTCGCCCGTGAGCACAACGATGCGAACGTGATCGCGATCGGTGCTCGCCAGCACAGCTTCGATGAGGTCACCTCACTGATCGACCGGTTCATCGCCACTCCGTTCTCGGGTGATGAGCGCCACGTGCGCCGGATCCGCCAGATCGCCGAGTTCGAGCGCGACGGCTCCCTGCTCCCGGATCCTCGGGCCTGA
- a CDS encoding globin, translating to MTFYDEVGGREMFAKIVSVFYREVALDPVLKPMYPEEDLGPAEERLLLFLEQYWGGPTTYGETRGHPRLRMRHMPFHVDPDARDRWLQHMRTALDEAKLSPLHESTLWDYLERAAYAMVNTFEPSGIGAAADGRPTLETRSRQESTES from the coding sequence GTGACCTTCTACGACGAAGTCGGCGGTCGTGAGATGTTCGCGAAGATCGTCTCGGTCTTCTATCGCGAAGTCGCCCTCGACCCGGTGTTGAAGCCGATGTATCCGGAAGAAGACCTGGGTCCTGCCGAGGAGCGGCTCCTGCTTTTCCTGGAGCAGTACTGGGGCGGTCCCACGACCTACGGCGAGACGCGCGGGCACCCGCGTCTGCGCATGCGGCACATGCCCTTCCACGTCGATCCCGACGCTCGTGATCGTTGGCTCCAGCACATGCGCACTGCTCTCGACGAGGCGAAGTTGTCACCTTTGCACGAATCCACGCTGTGGGACTACCTGGAGCGCGCGGCCTATGCCATGGTGAACACATTCGAGCCCTCGGGCATCGGCGCCGCAGCCGACGGTCGTCCGACGCTCGAGACCCGGTCACGTCAGGAATCAACGGAGAGCTGA
- a CDS encoding amidohydrolase: MRENSPSSEPIAMIRAVRIAGPGREFLLDDEPVDIEIAEGRIVDIAPTGRLRPQGAVLDGDGAWLVPGLWDNHVHTVQWALAAEREPLGTVGSAAEAARRMTHVATLADGRRVGAGYRDALWSDLPDLVTLDAATGDVPTYLINADVHSVWINSAALRREGFRSPDGVLREEDAFEISRRLNAVDPAHSDRAVQEAGEQAAARGITGLVDFDMAWNAEAWPRRIAAGFAAHRVEFAVYSFDLDRAIAAGLRTGDLLESEDAPTAGRGLVRVGPLKIISDGSLGTRTAACSHAYPGDPENFGVLNVPRDALIEALVTATGAGLGVAVHAIGDRATTSALDAFTVSGATGSIEHAQLIRHADLARFARLGVIASVQPQHALDDRDLVGRHWAEQTAIGYPLASLLAVGAELRFGSDAPVAELDPWQAISAAVSRTDDDREPWHPEERVSIDQALQASVRTSIRPGEPADLVLCGLDPQTATGSQLRGMPVHATVLAGRTTHTA; this comes from the coding sequence ATGCGTGAGAACTCCCCGTCCAGCGAGCCGATCGCGATGATCCGTGCGGTGCGCATCGCCGGCCCGGGACGTGAGTTCCTCTTGGATGATGAACCCGTCGACATCGAGATCGCGGAGGGGCGCATCGTCGACATCGCGCCCACCGGCCGTCTCCGGCCGCAGGGCGCGGTTCTCGACGGGGACGGCGCATGGTTGGTCCCTGGGCTCTGGGACAATCACGTCCACACCGTGCAATGGGCGCTTGCCGCCGAGCGCGAACCGTTGGGCACGGTCGGATCCGCGGCCGAGGCCGCCCGCCGGATGACTCATGTCGCGACGCTCGCCGACGGTCGGCGTGTGGGCGCCGGTTACCGTGACGCGCTGTGGAGCGACCTGCCCGATCTCGTGACCCTGGATGCCGCGACCGGCGACGTGCCCACCTATCTGATCAACGCCGACGTGCACAGCGTCTGGATCAATTCAGCGGCTTTGCGACGTGAGGGTTTCCGAAGCCCTGACGGGGTTCTGCGGGAGGAAGACGCTTTCGAGATCTCCCGGCGCCTGAACGCCGTGGACCCGGCCCACAGCGATCGTGCAGTGCAGGAGGCGGGGGAACAGGCCGCTGCGCGAGGCATCACCGGTCTCGTCGACTTCGATATGGCGTGGAACGCGGAGGCGTGGCCGCGTCGCATCGCGGCCGGCTTCGCCGCTCATCGCGTGGAGTTCGCGGTCTACTCGTTCGATCTGGATCGGGCGATCGCCGCGGGATTGCGCACCGGGGATCTCCTCGAGTCCGAGGATGCGCCGACCGCTGGGCGCGGACTCGTGCGGGTGGGGCCGCTCAAGATCATCTCGGACGGTTCGCTGGGCACGCGCACTGCGGCCTGCTCGCATGCCTACCCGGGCGATCCGGAGAACTTCGGTGTGCTGAACGTCCCGCGCGACGCGTTGATAGAGGCGCTGGTGACGGCGACCGGCGCCGGACTGGGAGTGGCCGTGCACGCGATCGGCGATCGAGCGACCACGTCCGCTCTCGACGCCTTCACCGTGAGCGGTGCGACCGGATCGATCGAACATGCCCAGTTGATCCGTCATGCCGATCTCGCCCGCTTCGCGCGCCTCGGTGTGATCGCCAGTGTGCAACCGCAGCACGCGCTGGACGACCGCGACCTCGTCGGACGGCATTGGGCGGAGCAGACGGCGATCGGATATCCGCTCGCCTCTCTCCTGGCGGTGGGTGCCGAGCTGCGCTTCGGCTCGGATGCCCCCGTCGCCGAGCTCGATCCGTGGCAGGCGATCTCGGCCGCCGTGTCCCGGACGGATGACGATCGGGAGCCGTGGCATCCAGAGGAGCGGGTGAGTATCGATCAGGCGCTGCAGGCGAGCGTGCGCACATCGATCCGACCGGGCGAGCCCGCAGACCTGGTGCTGTGCGGCCTTGATCCGCAGACGGCCACAGGGTCACAGCTGCGGGGGATGCCGGTACACGCGACGGTTCTGGCGGGCCGGACCACCCACACGGCCTGA
- a CDS encoding Fpg/Nei family DNA glycosylase gives MPEGHSVHRIARQFDRNFVGKTLSASSPQGRFAEGAAVLDGRTAVSVQAVGKQMFLETEGDLWLRVHLGLYGAWDFAGEILVDPTIASANGRMGQTNQRGTDLEAPILDDAGENSLASIGAPRRTRVHVRMSEQTKGLVDEGMEWPPPVVGQVRLRLMTDITAADLRGPTACVLQTPEEMLATVAKLGPDPLVGDPAENEERFVRAVAKKQTVIALLLMDQSVVSGIGNVYRAEMLFRERLNPHTPGRDVREETVRALWRDWVRLLAIGVETGQMMTMDDLTADEYRAAMASRDDRHWVYHRAGLPCRVCGTEIALEEIGARKLYWCPRCQA, from the coding sequence ATGCCCGAGGGCCATTCCGTCCATCGGATCGCACGGCAGTTCGACCGCAACTTCGTCGGGAAGACGTTGTCGGCTTCGAGCCCCCAGGGTCGGTTCGCCGAAGGCGCCGCCGTGCTCGACGGCCGCACCGCGGTGAGTGTGCAGGCGGTCGGCAAGCAGATGTTCCTCGAGACGGAGGGTGATCTGTGGCTTCGTGTGCACCTCGGCCTCTACGGCGCGTGGGACTTCGCGGGCGAGATCCTCGTCGATCCCACGATCGCCTCGGCGAACGGACGCATGGGGCAGACGAACCAGCGAGGGACGGATCTGGAGGCCCCCATCCTCGACGATGCGGGAGAGAACTCGCTCGCGTCCATCGGCGCTCCCCGGCGCACACGCGTGCACGTGCGGATGTCAGAGCAGACCAAGGGTCTGGTGGATGAGGGGATGGAATGGCCTCCGCCCGTTGTGGGGCAGGTGCGTCTGCGCCTCATGACCGACATCACGGCCGCGGACCTGCGTGGCCCCACCGCCTGCGTGCTGCAGACACCGGAGGAGATGCTCGCGACCGTGGCGAAGCTCGGACCGGATCCGCTGGTCGGCGATCCCGCCGAGAACGAGGAGCGCTTCGTCCGCGCGGTGGCGAAGAAGCAGACCGTGATCGCGCTCCTGCTGATGGACCAATCCGTCGTCAGCGGGATCGGCAACGTCTACCGCGCCGAGATGCTCTTCAGAGAACGCCTGAATCCGCATACCCCGGGGCGCGACGTGCGCGAGGAGACCGTCCGCGCGCTCTGGCGCGATTGGGTGCGCCTGCTGGCGATCGGTGTGGAGACCGGGCAGATGATGACGATGGATGACCTCACGGCCGATGAGTACCGCGCTGCGATGGCGAGTCGCGACGACCGGCACTGGGTCTACCACCGTGCGGGACTCCCGTGCCGTGTGTGCGGCACCGAGATCGCCCTCGAGGAGATCGGTGCGCGCAAGCTCTACTGGTGCCCGCGCTGTCAGGCGTGA
- the pepN gene encoding aminopeptidase N: protein MPGENLTRVETQERRDVIDTQSYEVALDLTKGSDVFGSRSVVRFTATPESFTFIDLIAREVREISLNGEQLDPEEVFADSRIALSGLQAENVLVVDADCLYTNTGEGLHRFVDPVDDEVYLYSQFEVPDSRRVFAVFEQPDLKATFQFTITAPSAWKVVSNSPTPEPIVHDDDTIATWGFEPTPRISSYITALVAGPYQSTFSELTSASGRVIPLGVYGRKSLWQHLDADYIFDKTREGFAYYESKFGVPYPFAKYDQLFVPEFNAGAMENAGAVTFTETYVFRSKVTDAVKERRVVTILHELAHMWFGDLVTMKWWNDLWLNESFAEWASTIATAEATEWTEAWTTFNAMEKTWAYRQDQLPSTHPIVAEINDLEDVQVNFDGITYAKGGSVLKQLAAWVGIEAFFGGVSQYFQKHAWGNTELSDLLVELEATSGRDLSTWSKKWLETAGVNTLEPVIADDANGVISRFAVTQTAPADYPTIRPHRLGIGFYTLTGGSLTRTHYVEVDVDGDRTEVPELQGIARPDLVLLNDNDLAYAKIRLDEKSLATAIAHLADIHDPLARSLVWGAAWDQTRDAESAASDYIDLVLGNIGRETESTTVRTTLAQLRTAVNLYVAPEQRAEARLKVADGLWALAESAASGSDSQLQFVTAFANSLVTPEHAGIIGRLRAGEETLAGLEIDADLSWQLLVGLATIGATDATTIDAALAADNTAKGGEFAAQARAALPDSASKKAAWASLIERDDAPNTIVRSAALGFVHPAGVDALAEFVPAYFDMLLPIWESRSYQIAQYLVVGLFPTALANVELRDATRAWLSTNQDAAPALRRLVLENLADVERSLAAQSRDADD from the coding sequence GTGCCTGGAGAGAACCTCACACGTGTCGAAACGCAGGAGCGCCGCGACGTCATCGACACGCAGTCGTATGAAGTCGCACTCGATCTGACAAAGGGTTCCGACGTCTTCGGCTCCCGCAGCGTCGTGCGCTTCACCGCGACGCCGGAGAGCTTCACGTTCATCGATCTCATCGCTCGCGAGGTCCGTGAGATCTCGCTGAACGGCGAGCAGCTCGACCCCGAAGAGGTCTTCGCCGACTCGCGCATCGCACTCAGCGGTCTGCAGGCCGAGAACGTGCTCGTCGTCGATGCGGACTGCCTCTACACGAACACCGGGGAAGGACTGCACCGGTTCGTCGACCCCGTCGACGACGAGGTCTATCTCTACTCGCAGTTCGAGGTTCCCGACTCCCGCCGCGTGTTCGCGGTGTTCGAGCAGCCCGACCTCAAGGCGACGTTCCAGTTCACGATCACGGCACCCTCCGCGTGGAAGGTCGTCTCCAACTCCCCCACCCCTGAGCCGATCGTGCATGATGACGACACGATCGCAACCTGGGGCTTCGAGCCCACGCCGCGGATCTCGTCGTACATCACGGCGCTCGTCGCCGGCCCCTACCAGTCGACGTTCTCCGAGCTCACCAGCGCCTCCGGCCGGGTCATCCCTCTCGGCGTCTATGGACGCAAGAGCCTGTGGCAGCACCTCGACGCCGACTACATCTTCGACAAGACCCGCGAGGGCTTCGCCTACTACGAGTCGAAGTTCGGCGTCCCGTACCCCTTCGCCAAGTACGACCAGCTCTTCGTCCCCGAGTTCAACGCGGGCGCCATGGAGAACGCCGGCGCGGTCACGTTCACCGAGACCTACGTGTTCCGCAGCAAGGTGACGGATGCCGTCAAGGAACGTCGCGTCGTCACGATCCTCCACGAGCTCGCGCACATGTGGTTCGGCGACCTCGTCACCATGAAGTGGTGGAACGACCTGTGGCTCAACGAGTCCTTCGCCGAGTGGGCCTCGACGATCGCCACGGCCGAGGCCACCGAGTGGACCGAGGCGTGGACCACGTTCAACGCCATGGAGAAGACCTGGGCCTACCGTCAGGACCAGCTCCCCTCGACGCACCCGATCGTCGCCGAGATCAACGATCTCGAGGACGTGCAGGTCAACTTCGACGGCATCACCTACGCCAAGGGCGGATCGGTGCTCAAGCAGCTGGCAGCGTGGGTCGGTATCGAGGCGTTCTTCGGCGGGGTCTCGCAGTACTTCCAGAAGCACGCGTGGGGTAACACCGAGCTCAGCGACCTGCTCGTCGAGCTGGAGGCCACGAGTGGTCGTGACCTGAGCACCTGGTCGAAGAAGTGGCTGGAGACGGCAGGCGTGAACACGCTCGAGCCGGTCATCGCCGATGACGCCAACGGCGTCATCTCGCGTTTCGCCGTGACTCAGACCGCGCCGGCCGACTACCCGACGATCCGCCCGCACCGCCTGGGGATCGGCTTCTACACGCTCACCGGCGGCTCGCTGACCCGCACGCACTATGTCGAGGTGGACGTCGACGGCGACCGCACCGAGGTGCCAGAGCTGCAGGGCATCGCACGTCCTGATCTCGTCCTGCTCAACGACAACGATCTCGCCTACGCGAAGATCCGCCTCGATGAGAAGTCGCTGGCGACCGCGATCGCGCATCTGGCCGACATCCACGATCCTCTGGCCCGCTCGCTCGTCTGGGGCGCGGCGTGGGATCAGACCCGCGATGCTGAGAGCGCCGCATCGGACTACATCGACCTGGTGCTCGGCAACATCGGCCGCGAGACCGAGTCGACGACCGTCCGCACGACCCTCGCGCAGCTGCGCACCGCGGTGAACCTGTACGTCGCCCCCGAGCAGCGCGCCGAGGCGCGTCTCAAGGTCGCCGACGGGCTCTGGGCCCTCGCGGAATCCGCTGCGTCCGGCAGCGACAGCCAGTTGCAGTTCGTGACCGCGTTCGCGAACTCGCTCGTCACCCCGGAGCACGCCGGCATCATCGGTCGTCTCCGTGCGGGTGAGGAGACGCTCGCCGGGCTCGAGATCGATGCGGACCTGAGCTGGCAGCTGCTCGTCGGGCTCGCCACGATCGGGGCCACGGATGCGACGACCATCGACGCGGCTCTGGCTGCGGACAACACGGCCAAGGGCGGGGAGTTCGCCGCACAGGCACGGGCCGCGCTGCCCGACTCCGCCTCGAAGAAGGCCGCGTGGGCGTCGCTGATCGAGCGCGATGACGCTCCCAACACGATCGTCCGTTCTGCAGCGCTCGGTTTCGTGCACCCCGCGGGCGTCGACGCGCTCGCCGAGTTCGTTCCGGCATACTTCGACATGCTGCTCCCGATCTGGGAATCGCGGAGCTACCAGATCGCGCAGTACCTCGTGGTCGGCCTCTTCCCGACCGCCCTGGCGAACGTCGAGCTGCGTGACGCGACTCGGGCCTGGCTCTCGACGAACCAGGACGCCGCTCCCGCGCTGCGCCGTCTGGTCCTCGAGAACCTCGCCGATGTCGAGCGCTCCCTCGCGGCCCAGTCCCGCGACGCCGACGACTGA
- a CDS encoding Dps family protein — MSKAQTVSTTASDPTVAAAAAQFLSPVVLGLEALTVNGKQAHWHVRGANFIGVHELLDTIVAHAGDFADTAAERIVALGLPIDARLSTVAEKADTSAVPAGFTQSDELVRAVISDIDAILVDVKAAIDGLDEVDLTSQDVAIEIMRGLEKDRWFLVSHIAA, encoded by the coding sequence ATGAGCAAGGCACAGACCGTTTCCACCACCGCCAGCGACCCGACCGTGGCCGCTGCCGCAGCGCAGTTCCTCTCCCCGGTCGTCCTGGGACTCGAGGCACTGACCGTCAACGGCAAGCAGGCGCACTGGCACGTCCGTGGCGCGAACTTCATCGGCGTCCACGAGCTGCTCGACACGATCGTCGCCCACGCCGGCGACTTCGCCGACACCGCTGCAGAGCGCATCGTCGCTCTCGGCCTCCCGATCGACGCGCGACTGAGCACCGTCGCCGAGAAGGCCGACACCAGTGCCGTCCCCGCAGGCTTCACGCAGTCGGATGAGCTCGTCCGCGCGGTCATCTCCGACATCGACGCGATCCTGGTCGACGTCAAGGCTGCGATCGACGGTCTGGACGAGGTCGACCTCACCAGCCAGGACGTCGCGATCGAGATCATGCGCGGCCTCGAGAAGGACCGCTGGTTCCTCGTCTCGCACATCGCGGCATAA